One stretch of Sandaracinaceae bacterium DNA includes these proteins:
- a CDS encoding FecR domain-containing protein → MSRENDASTLGALTEGVVDEARLNANWRAIAARRRAPAPSRAPWKLAGALAAAAAVTLFVLAQRPSAPGALTLADGGAFGEAGRVEGPVVALSDGSRLQLGADAALEVLESSGQRVALRLAQGHVRFEVTPGGPRRWVIEAGAQVEVVGTVFSVRRDGARVDVEVERGVVLVRHGDLPDGVARLTAGQSVTVGARALAAQALAEPDPVAQRSDEPAEHAEDSAPDEPVEATPEAHAPRRAIPRRPSADTLWDRADAARADGDPEAAARWLGQLLDAHPRDARASMAAVTLGRLSLRRLDRPGEAADAFARALRLGLPPSLAEDTRAMRVEALARAGHPAEAREAADEYHHRHPEGRWAEQVTRWAPGSR, encoded by the coding sequence GTGAGCCGAGAGAACGACGCCTCGACGCTGGGGGCGCTCACCGAGGGCGTGGTCGACGAGGCGCGCCTGAACGCGAACTGGCGCGCGATCGCGGCCCGGCGCCGCGCCCCCGCGCCCAGCCGCGCGCCCTGGAAGCTGGCCGGCGCCCTCGCCGCCGCGGCCGCCGTCACCCTCTTCGTGCTCGCGCAGCGGCCGAGCGCGCCCGGGGCCCTGACCCTTGCGGACGGCGGCGCTTTCGGCGAGGCCGGCCGCGTCGAGGGGCCGGTGGTCGCCCTCTCGGACGGCTCACGGCTGCAGCTCGGCGCCGACGCCGCGCTCGAGGTGCTCGAGAGCTCCGGCCAGCGGGTGGCGCTCCGGCTCGCGCAGGGGCACGTGCGCTTCGAGGTGACGCCGGGCGGGCCCCGCCGCTGGGTCATCGAGGCGGGCGCGCAGGTGGAGGTCGTGGGGACCGTGTTCAGCGTCCGCCGCGACGGCGCCCGGGTCGACGTCGAGGTCGAGCGGGGCGTGGTCCTCGTGCGGCACGGGGATCTGCCCGACGGCGTGGCGCGGCTCACCGCGGGCCAGTCGGTCACCGTCGGCGCGCGGGCGCTGGCCGCGCAGGCGCTGGCCGAGCCGGATCCGGTCGCGCAGAGGTCGGACGAGCCGGCGGAGCACGCCGAGGACTCAGCCCCGGACGAGCCGGTGGAGGCGACGCCGGAGGCGCACGCGCCCCGCCGCGCCATCCCGCGCCGGCCATCCGCGGACACGCTCTGGGATCGCGCCGACGCGGCCCGGGCGGACGGAGATCCCGAGGCGGCGGCGCGATGGCTCGGGCAGCTCCTCGACGCGCACCCCCGCGACGCGCGGGCCTCGATGGCCGCGGTCACCCTCGGCCGGCTCTCGCTCCGGCGGCTCGATCGCCCCGGCGAGGCCGCCGACGCCTTCGCGCGGGCCCTGCGGCTCGGGCTCCCCCCCTCGCTCGCCGAGGACACGCGGGCGATGCGCGTCGAGGCGCTCGCGCGCGCTGGCCACCCCGCGGAGGCGCGCGAGGCGGCGGACGAGTATCATCACCGCCACCCGGAAGGACGTTGGGCGGAACAAGTCACGCGCTGGGCCCCTGGCTCGCGATAG
- a CDS encoding RNA polymerase sigma factor translates to MNDPERPRILALVPREGGRPASVADGIDDNTLVDRAVGGDRWAEEALYRRHALAVTSAVVRLVGRHADADDIVQDTFVIAFGRLSSLRDGGAFRAWISRIALNEVRRHLRRRKLLSLVQLDRGADDAGFAARAVDGTRPDLRAELAELDRILATLPVEQRMVWLLHRVEGWSIRETADALDCSTATMKRRLSAADSAIDVARSGRGWTT, encoded by the coding sequence GTGAACGACCCCGAGCGCCCGAGGATCCTGGCGCTGGTCCCTCGCGAGGGCGGGAGACCCGCTTCGGTGGCCGACGGTATCGACGACAACACCCTGGTGGATCGCGCCGTCGGCGGCGATCGCTGGGCCGAGGAGGCGCTCTATCGCCGACACGCGCTCGCGGTGACGTCGGCGGTCGTGCGGCTCGTGGGCCGTCACGCGGACGCGGACGACATCGTGCAGGACACCTTCGTGATCGCCTTCGGCCGGCTCTCCTCGCTCCGCGACGGCGGGGCCTTTCGCGCGTGGATCTCCCGGATCGCGCTCAACGAGGTCCGCCGCCACCTGCGGCGGCGCAAGCTGCTGTCGCTGGTGCAGCTCGACCGGGGCGCGGACGACGCCGGCTTCGCCGCCCGGGCGGTGGACGGGACCCGCCCCGACCTGCGGGCGGAGCTCGCCGAGCTCGACCGGATCCTGGCCACGCTGCCGGTGGAGCAGCGCATGGTGTGGCTGCTTCACCGGGTCGAGGGCTGGTCGATCCGCGAGACGGCGGACGCCCTGGACTGCTCCACCGCGACCATGAAGAGGCGCCTGAGCGCGGCCGACAGCGCGATCGACGTCGCGCGCTCGGGGAGAGGATGGACGACGTGA